Proteins encoded in a region of the Bacteroidota bacterium genome:
- a CDS encoding calcium/sodium antiporter: MELTTILLFIVGLVLLVTGADILVKGASRLARVIGLSPLIIGLTVVAYGTSAPEVAVSTASVFNGQPDIAIGNVVGSNIANILLILGISALIAPLVVSRQLIILDVPIMIGLSLLVLLISLDGFIGFWDGFLFVGMLVAYTIFLVKKDQTITTEPETMEIELPDSRTFRHILFIVSGLALLILGSDWMVDGAVYIARLAGLSELIIGLTIVAVGTSLPEIATSILATIRGQRDIAVGNVIGSNIFNILGVLGISALFSGSGLPVANSLITFDLPIMLAVAVACMPIFLHGHLIDRFEGGLFLFYYIAYATYLVLQASSHDALPAFSATMIWFLLPVTVITIILIAWRAFHQGDFDRLRDM; this comes from the coding sequence ATGGAACTCACTACCATCCTTCTGTTCATTGTTGGTCTGGTATTGCTTGTTACGGGTGCCGACATCCTCGTCAAAGGGGCTTCCCGGCTGGCACGGGTGATCGGGTTATCGCCGCTGATTATCGGACTGACCGTGGTGGCTTACGGGACCAGTGCCCCGGAAGTGGCTGTCAGTACGGCCTCGGTTTTTAATGGTCAGCCCGATATCGCCATTGGGAATGTGGTCGGCAGCAACATCGCCAACATTCTGCTCATTTTGGGTATCAGTGCGTTAATCGCCCCTTTGGTGGTTTCCCGCCAATTGATCATTCTCGATGTTCCGATCATGATCGGGCTTTCCCTGTTGGTTTTGCTGATCAGTCTGGATGGCTTTATCGGATTCTGGGATGGTTTTCTCTTTGTGGGCATGCTGGTGGCCTATACCATTTTTCTGGTAAAAAAGGACCAGACGATAACGACCGAGCCTGAAACCATGGAGATTGAGTTACCCGATTCCAGAACGTTCCGTCACATTCTCTTTATCGTGAGTGGACTGGCGCTCCTGATTCTCGGTTCGGACTGGATGGTGGATGGGGCGGTTTATATTGCCCGGCTGGCTGGGTTAAGCGAACTGATTATCGGACTCACGATTGTGGCCGTTGGGACCTCTCTTCCAGAAATTGCCACTTCCATTCTGGCGACCATCCGCGGACAGCGTGACATTGCTGTCGGGAATGTAATCGGAAGCAATATTTTCAATATCCTCGGGGTTCTCGGCATTTCTGCCCTTTTCAGCGGATCCGGATTGCCCGTTGCCAATTCCCTCATCACCTTCGATCTGCCCATTATGCTGGCCGTGGCCGTGGCCTGTATGCCTATTTTTCTTCACGGGCACCTGATTGACCGGTTTGAGGGCGGGTTGTTTTTGTTCTATTACATAGCCTATGCCACCTATCTGGTCCTTCAGGCCTCGTCTCACGATGCGCTTCCGGCCTTCAGTGCCACCATGATTTGGTTTTTACTCCCGGTAACGGTCATTACCATCATCCTGATTGCCTGGAGAGCCTTCCATCAGGGTGATTTTGACCGGCTGCGCGACATGTGA
- a CDS encoding M3 family metallopeptidase, producing MNRFFLLTASLLMLSACQPNQTDMNKNNPFFAEWTTPHGVPPFQDIKPEHYLPAFEAGMAEQLDEMNTIASRSEAPTFENTIEAMEKSGQLLRKVSGVFFNITGVLKTDTLSAIEVEISPKLSAHNDNILLNPELFKRIKTLYDSRETLGLTTEQKKVLENKYREFARNGANLAPADQDTLRKINEQLAMLGVKFGNNVQKEDNNYQIELDSTDLAGLPPDIRKAGEEAAKERNLAGKYVYTIHRPSMYPFLTYSTRRDLREKLYQGYIMRGNNNNEYDNKEILREIVNLRLRRANLLGYPTHAAYVLEDRMAGNADRVYGLLNQVWPSALKQAKSELAAMQTLARKEGVKGELQSWDWWYYAEQIKQKMYNLNEEEIRPYLKVDNVINGTFILANKLWGVTFEEVKNLPTYHPDVRTYLVKNEKGELIGIYLSDWYYRNTKRFGAWMNNIRDQSNIQGNRVIPIVVNVGNFTKPTADKPALLSVDDANTLFHEFGHAVHGLLSDCVYPSISGTSTPRDFVEFPSQVLENWVFEPEMLKLYATHYQTGEVMPAGLIEKIKKAKQFNQGFITTEYVAAAILDMDYHTRTTPLTGDVIAFEKASLDRIGLIPQIVSRYRSTYYNHIFSDPIGYSSGYYSYMWSEVLDADAWTAFEARGIFDQTTAQSYRNNILAVGGTRDAMEMYKAFMGREPKIDALLKRRGLN from the coding sequence ATGAATCGCTTCTTTTTGCTGACGGCATCCCTTCTGATGTTATCAGCCTGTCAACCCAATCAAACCGATATGAACAAGAACAATCCATTTTTTGCAGAATGGACCACTCCGCACGGAGTTCCGCCATTTCAGGATATCAAACCAGAGCATTACCTGCCGGCTTTTGAAGCAGGAATGGCCGAACAATTGGATGAAATGAATACCATCGCATCCCGTTCTGAGGCACCAACCTTTGAAAATACCATTGAGGCCATGGAGAAATCCGGGCAGTTGCTCCGGAAGGTTTCCGGTGTGTTTTTTAACATTACCGGGGTGCTGAAAACCGATACCCTCTCGGCCATTGAAGTGGAAATCAGTCCGAAACTGTCGGCTCATAATGATAACATTCTCCTCAATCCGGAATTGTTTAAAAGGATAAAAACCCTATATGATTCCCGGGAGACATTGGGTCTGACTACGGAACAGAAAAAAGTACTTGAAAACAAGTATCGTGAATTTGCACGGAACGGTGCCAATCTGGCTCCTGCCGACCAGGATACCCTCAGAAAGATTAACGAACAACTGGCCATGCTGGGTGTGAAGTTTGGCAACAATGTTCAGAAGGAAGACAATAATTACCAGATTGAACTCGATTCCACCGATCTGGCTGGTTTGCCTCCCGACATCAGGAAGGCGGGTGAGGAAGCAGCGAAAGAGCGCAACCTGGCTGGAAAATATGTCTACACCATTCATCGTCCTTCCATGTATCCGTTCCTGACCTATTCGACCCGCCGGGATCTTCGTGAGAAGTTATACCAGGGTTACATTATGCGGGGCAACAATAACAATGAGTACGACAACAAGGAAATCCTGCGTGAGATTGTCAATCTCCGGTTGAGAAGGGCTAATTTGCTCGGGTACCCGACCCATGCAGCCTATGTTCTTGAAGACCGGATGGCAGGAAATGCCGATCGGGTGTATGGCTTGCTGAATCAGGTGTGGCCATCGGCATTGAAACAGGCAAAAAGCGAGTTGGCTGCCATGCAGACACTTGCACGGAAGGAAGGCGTAAAGGGCGAATTGCAATCCTGGGACTGGTGGTATTATGCCGAGCAGATTAAGCAGAAAATGTATAACCTGAATGAAGAAGAAATACGTCCGTACCTGAAGGTGGATAATGTGATCAACGGAACCTTCATTCTGGCCAATAAACTGTGGGGAGTGACCTTCGAAGAAGTGAAAAACCTGCCTACCTACCATCCGGATGTCCGGACGTATCTGGTTAAAAATGAAAAAGGGGAACTGATCGGAATCTACCTTTCCGACTGGTACTACCGCAATACCAAACGATTTGGTGCCTGGATGAATAACATCCGTGATCAGAGCAACATACAGGGTAACCGGGTTATTCCGATTGTGGTAAACGTTGGTAATTTCACCAAACCAACGGCGGATAAACCGGCATTATTAAGTGTGGATGATGCCAATACCTTATTCCATGAATTCGGGCATGCGGTTCATGGGTTACTGAGCGATTGTGTTTATCCTTCTATTTCCGGGACCTCCACCCCGCGTGATTTTGTTGAATTTCCATCTCAGGTTCTCGAGAACTGGGTTTTTGAACCAGAGATGCTGAAACTTTACGCAACTCACTATCAGACCGGTGAAGTCATGCCGGCTGGTCTGATCGAGAAAATCAAAAAGGCCAAACAATTCAATCAGGGATTTATCACCACTGAATATGTGGCCGCTGCTATTCTCGATATGGACTATCATACACGGACCACGCCCCTGACCGGCGATGTGATTGCATTTGAAAAAGCATCCCTTGACCGGATCGGTCTGATTCCTCAAATCGTCAGCCGGTACCGCAGCACCTATTACAACCACATTTTCAGTGATCCGATCGGTTATTCTTCGGGTTACTACAGCTATATGTGGAGCGAAGTACTGGATGCGGATGCCTGGACCGCATTTGAAGCACGGGGCATATTCGATCAGACAACTGCTCAGTCGTATCGGAATAACATATTAGCAGTGGGCGGCACCCGCGATGCCATGGAGATGTACAAAGCTTTCATGGGAAGGGAACCCAAAATAGATGCTTTGCTGAAACGGCGTGGATTGAACTAA
- a CDS encoding c-type cytochrome — protein MWPRLFVLLILLTACGVETEEGGPTPASPSVPRNFPPVPVPGDNLLTQEKFELGRQLFFDKAFAKDYSVSCGSCHQPAAGFADGGKAVSTGFHGLTGTRNAPGLTNTAYLDSYLWEGGVPTLEKQALAPIVNPVEFNIHPDTLVMRIAMNPVYPPQFEEAFGSREVTLERITKSIATFERFLISGNSEFDKWNRGEPNQMTASAKRGFDVFFGESGDCFHCHVGFNFTDNDFHNNSLAAVYSDPGRYLLTSRDEDIGKFKTPTLRNVALTAPYMHDGSIGTLEEVVRHYNSGGKHHPNADILMRPLGLKEDEMADLVAFLESLTDTSFTNQPNLQPPD, from the coding sequence ATGTGGCCGCGACTTTTCGTCTTGCTCATACTTCTCACTGCATGTGGCGTCGAAACCGAAGAGGGGGGGCCGACACCGGCCTCCCCATCGGTTCCCCGTAACTTTCCGCCTGTTCCGGTTCCGGGTGACAATCTGCTTACACAGGAAAAATTTGAACTGGGAAGGCAGTTATTTTTCGACAAGGCCTTTGCAAAAGATTATTCGGTTTCCTGTGGAAGCTGCCACCAGCCAGCCGCAGGTTTTGCCGATGGCGGAAAAGCCGTCAGCACCGGTTTTCATGGCCTGACGGGAACCCGGAATGCCCCGGGCCTCACCAACACGGCCTATCTGGATAGTTACCTGTGGGAAGGCGGCGTACCGACTCTGGAAAAACAGGCGCTCGCACCCATTGTCAATCCGGTTGAATTTAACATCCATCCCGATACATTGGTGATGCGGATTGCCATGAATCCGGTCTATCCGCCACAGTTCGAAGAAGCCTTCGGAAGTCGCGAAGTCACACTGGAACGAATTACCAAGTCCATTGCCACTTTTGAACGGTTTCTGATCAGCGGGAATTCGGAATTCGACAAATGGAACCGAGGGGAACCCAACCAGATGACAGCCTCCGCCAAACGAGGCTTCGATGTGTTTTTCGGTGAATCGGGAGACTGTTTCCATTGCCATGTCGGATTCAATTTTACCGATAATGACTTTCACAACAACAGCCTTGCTGCTGTGTATTCAGACCCGGGCAGGTATCTGCTGACCTCACGCGATGAAGATATCGGAAAATTCAAAACACCCACGTTACGGAATGTCGCTCTGACGGCTCCGTACATGCACGACGGAAGCATCGGTACGCTTGAAGAGGTGGTCCGCCATTATAACAGCGGAGGCAAGCACCATCCGAATGCTGATATCCTCATGCGTCCATTGGGGCTGAAGGAGGATGAAATGGCCGATCTGGTTGCCTTTCTGGAGTCACTAACCGATACCAGCTTCACCAATCAACCTAACTTACAACCGCCCGATTGA
- a CDS encoding T9SS type A sorting domain-containing protein, with product MLNEWVWPNPAVRGNYANELQALKTWYRDRWNWLNQNLPGTGVGVEQDPLVPTGLQVSEAWPNPFNGQTLITATPAGSWLDARVFDVLGRECLILQNGPVRTGQTITLRLNANGLASGPYLIRVSDGMSVQSRQVILIR from the coding sequence ATTCTAAATGAATGGGTGTGGCCAAATCCGGCTGTCCGCGGCAATTACGCCAACGAATTACAGGCTTTGAAAACCTGGTATCGGGATCGGTGGAACTGGCTGAACCAAAACCTGCCGGGAACGGGTGTAGGAGTCGAACAGGACCCACTGGTTCCAACCGGTCTTCAGGTGAGTGAGGCCTGGCCAAATCCCTTCAACGGCCAGACGCTGATTACCGCAACTCCGGCCGGGTCCTGGCTGGATGCCCGTGTTTTTGATGTTCTCGGTCGGGAATGTCTGATTCTTCAGAACGGCCCGGTCAGAACAGGTCAGACAATAACCCTCCGGCTAAATGCAAATGGCCTGGCCAGCGGACCCTATTTGATCCGTGTATCGGATGGAATGTCTGTTCAAAGCCGTCAGGTGATTCTGATCAGGTAG